DNA from Castellaniella sp. MT123:
GAGGATGGTGTTGCGCACGGCCGCCTCGACCAGCACGGCCAGATTGCGGCCGGCGGCCACCTGCAGCATGACCCGGCGGATGGGAATGCCCAGGATGTCCTGGTATTCGTCCTTCATGGGCAGGCGTTCGAAGTTGTCCGGGGTCATGCGCACCAGGTGGACGATGAGCTTGATCTTCATCTTCCGCCGCACGGATGTTTCGCCGAAGATGGTGCGAATGTCCAGTAGACCCAGGCCGCGCACTTCCAGCAGGTTCTGCAGTAGTGACGGGCATTGGCCCTCGACGAAATTGGGCGCCGTACGGGAGAGTTCCACCGCGTCGTCGGCCACCAGGCCGTGCCCTCGGGAGATCAGTTCCAGAGCCAGTTCGCTTTTTCCCAGCCCGGATTCGCCCGTGATCAGCACACCCAGACCCAGCACGTCCATGAAGACGCCGTGCACCGTGGTCTTGGGCGCCATGCGTTTGCCCAGATAGACGCGCAGCAGGTCGATCAGGTGGGCGGCATCGGTCGGCGTGCCGACCAGCGGGATGTCCTGTTCCAGGCAGAAGGCCCGCAGGTCGTCGGGTGCCTGGGTCCCACCTGCCAGTACGATCGCGGGGACGCCGCCGGCGACCAGTTCTTCCAGGTGGTGACGCCGGCGTTTCGAGTCGAGACGCCGGTAATAGGAGATTTCCTCGGTGCCGAAGACCTGGATGCGGCTGGGGTGGATCAGATTCAGGTGGCCGACCAGATCGGCGGCCGCGTCCCGGGAATCGGGCACCGGCCGTTGGGCGGCCGCAGCCTGCCCGGCTAGCCAGGTGAAGGAGATCTTTTCGGCGTTGTCACGAATCAGCTCTTGAATGGTCAGCATGTTCGGTGGACTGGGCGTGGGGGCCGTTCAGGAGGAGTTGATGGATGGCGGTGGAGTCCGTGGACTGCGTCAGTACCTGGCGGACGTCGGCGTCCGACATCAGGCGCGCGATGCTGGCCAGCAGGTCCAGATGCATCTGTGTGGCGGCTTCGGGGATCAGCAGAAAGAACAGCAGACGGGCTGTGCGGCCATCGTTTGCGTCGAAACGGATGGGGGCGGCCAGCCGGATGAAGGCGGCGTGGGGCTCTCGCAGGTCTTTCAGGCGTCCGTGCGGAATTGCAACTTCGTGGCCGAGCGCGGTCGAACCCAGACGTTCACGCGCCAGGAGGCTGTGGAAGACCGACATGCGGGCCACGCCTTGGTTGTTCTCGAACAGCAGGCCTGCGTGTTCGAAAGCCCGTTTTTTGCTGGTGGCCGCCAGATCCAGGACGATATTGCCCGGAGGCAGGATGCGAGAGCTCAGGTTCATCGCGACATTATAGGAGCGAGACCCGGGAGTAGAAACCATCATGGCCCCGGAACGTGTGTCGCGAGGCCATGTGTCGATTCAAACAGCGGGAAAACGGCTGGTCAGGATGTCATTCCGCCAGAATTTCCTGACGTTTGGGGGGTTCATGAGCGTAGGTCTGAGCCTTGGATTTGTATTTGATCACCTGGCGGTCGACTTTGTCGACCAGCAGATCGATGGCCGCATACAGGTTGTCATCCGAGGCTTCGCAGTGCAGGTCCTTGCCGCGCAGGCGCATGGTGATTTCTGCGGTGTGTTTCAGGGGCTCTATCGAGAGCAGGACCTGGGTGTCGATGACCTGATCGAAGTGCCGTAGGATGCGCGCAGTCTTGGTGTGGACGTATTCGCGGATGGCTGGGGTGATTTCCAGATGACGACCGGTGATTGTCAGGCTCATAGTGCAGACTCCTTGCGGAAAAAACAGAGGTGGTTCCATCGGGAACCGGGGGATGTGGGGATGAGACCTCCTTTTCTGACAGTTTGATGACAAGTCCAGTGTACCCATTGCCACGAGGACAGCAAGGGGGGGGAAACGGGGTAAGATAGCGGGATTCGCTGCGGTGCCTTTTGATGGGTGCCAGCACATGAAAATGGCCCCGTTGTCCGGGGCCATTTTGTCTGAAGGCTGTCTGGCTGGCGTTCGATGCGGCGCGTGGGCTGTTACATCCGAAAATTCTTTCCCAGATAGACCTGGCGCACGGCCTCGTTGTCCACGATATCGCTGGGGTGGCCGCTGGTCAGCACCCGGCCTTCACTGATGATGTAGGCGCGATCGCAAATCCCCAGCGTTTCGCGCACGTTGTGATCGGTGATCAGCACGCCGATATTGCGGCCCTTCAGAAATTGCACGATACGCTGGATCTCGATGACCGCGATCGGGTCGACCCCCGCGAAGGGTTCATCCAGCAGAATGAAGCGTGGATGCGTGGCCAGGGCGCGGGCAATTTCCACGCGGCGGCGCTCGCCGCCCGACAAGGAAATCGCCATATTGCGGCGGATGTGCTCGATCTGCAGTTCGTCGATCAGGGATTCCAGGCGCTCTTCGATGGCATGGGCCGACAGAGCGTGGCCCTGCGAGTCGCGCTGCAGTTCCAGGACCGCGCGGATGTTCTGTTCGACCGTCAGGCGGCGAAATACCGAGGCGTCCTGCGGCAGGTAGGATAGCCCCAGGCGGGCGCGGCGGTGCATGGGCACCCCCGTGACGTCGTGGTGGTCGATGAGGATGCGGCCGGTATCGGCCGGGATCAGCCCCACGATCATATAGAAGCTGGTGGTCTTGCCCGCGCCGTTGGGGCCCAGCAGGCCGACGACTTCGCCGCTGTCGACCGACAGGGAGACGTCCTGGACCACGGCTCGGCGGCCAAAGCTTTTGCCCAGGCCGATGGCCTGCAGGCTGCCGCGGGCGCGGGGCGGCTCGGATTCGGAAATGGATGCTGCGGTGGTGGACATGGGCAGGCGATGAACGGGATTACGAACGACCTGCCCGGCACTTGGCGATGGCCTGATCGATGCGGGACTGAGGCTGGGCGAGGGAACGTACACGGCCGCCGGCGGCTGCGGAGTTCTGTCCGCCGAAAGCTTCGTAGGTGCCAGTCTTCTCGTGATAGATGATGCGCGCCCCCCGCACGTTGTCGAAGGACTGGCCGCAGATCTGGCGGGTGACCGTGGCCTGCCCCGTCAGTGTGATGTCGCCGGACTGGCCAACGTAGTCAGCCTGCTGGCCGGTGGCAATCAGGGTTTCGAACTTTTCCGGGTTTTCCTGGCGGATCGTGACCACATGCCCCTTGTCTGCCGTGGCCGTGCCGAATTGGTTGCCCTGGGCGTCCTCGTGCGAGACGAGCTTGTCGGCCCGCAGCGTCATGGCGCCCCGGGTCAGGAGCACGTTGCCGGTGAAGGTACTGGTCTTGGTGAGGTCGTCATAATGCAACGTGTCGGACAAAATGACCGTGTCCGGCTCGGGTTTCGTCTGGGTGGACTTGCCTTTGGCCGGGGCCGCCTGGGCCGACAGCGCGAGGCAGCAGGCCGCCAATGCGGCAAACAGGGCGAGAGGCGAAATTTTCATGGTTTGGTGGCCTTTTTGGGTCCGGCGTTGCTGTTCGCCTGATCTTCGCCGGAGATTTTCACGTCGCTGGCGGCCTTGACCGTCAGCTGTCGGGTGCGGTTATCGTAGCGCATGCCCTGGCCGCGCATGGTCGAATTGCCGTTGACGACCAGCGCCGGCAGGTCGGTATGCACCAGGTCTTTGTTGGGTTCGATGATCAGCTGTTCGCTGCGCACATCCAGCTGCTTGTGCTCGGCGTCGGGCAGGCGCTGCAGGTGGGCGTTGCCATCGAGCACAATGCGGTCGCCATGCTGATCCAGTGTGCCGCGCAGGGCCGTGCCGACCGTGATGGGCGAATTCGGCTTATGGCCCACGGCTCGGGGGGCGGTGATCTCGTAGTTGTCCGTATCGGGGAAATGTTCCATCGTGGTGCCTTCCAGGCGGTCGATGGCATGTCCCCGTGGATCGGTGCGCACCATGACGAACTGCTTGGCCCAGGAGTCGCGCTCGTGCGTCATGCGCCGGGGTGGGTCGATCTGGATCGAACGCAAGGCATAGTCCGACGCCCACCAGGTGCCCAGCACCAGCAGGCCCAGCAGCAGCACCGCGACCAGTCCGGGCAGTCGGTCTTTCATTGGATCGCACCGCCCAGAGTGGACAGGGATGCGGTAAAGCAGGCCCCCAGGCGGCCCTGCGCCGCCAGAAGCAGGTCGCAGCATTCGCGCACGGCGCCGCTGCCCCCAGGCAGATTTGACACCCAGTGGGCGATCTGGCCGACATAGAAGGGGGCGTTGGGTACGCTGGCGGCGAAACCGACGCGCTGCAGGACGGGCAGGTCGATGATGTCGTCACCCATGTAGCCGACGTGCTGCAAGCCCAGGCCGGCCTCGCGGGCCAGGTCCTCTACGGTGGTGATCTTGTCGTGGACCCCCTGCAGGGCGGGTGAGATCCCCAGTTCGGCCGCGCGCCGCGCGGTGATGGCGCTCTTGCGGCCACTGACCCAGGCTACCCGGATGCCCTGTTCGCGCAGCAGGCGCAGCCCATGGCCGTCCAGGGCGTTGAAGGGCTTGACGGCTTCGCCGTGTTCGCCGTACCACAGGCTGCCGTCGGTCAGGATGCCGTCCACGTCGAACACCATCATGCGCACGGCACGGGCGCGCTCGCGCACTTCCGGGGCGATGCGCGCCAGAACCTGGGCTTCGGCAGGGTGGGAAAAACGGGGCAGCTCGTTCATCAGATGACCTTTGCGGCAAGAAGATCGTGCATGTGCAAAGCCCCCAATAATAGCCCGTCGGCGTCCAGCACCAGCATCTGGCTCAGTTTGTTGGCGTCCATGACGCTGGCCGCCTCGATGGCCGGGGCGTCCGCCGCGATCGTTTTCGGGTGCCGGCTCATGCCGGCCGATACCGGCAGCGCGCGGATGTCGCCGTGCTGGGCGATCATGCGGCGCAGGTCGCCGTCGGTGAAGATGCCGACGGGCCGGTCGTCTTCCAGCACGATGGTCATGCCCATGCCTTTCGAGGACATTTCCGTCAGCGCATCGGGTATCAGCGTATCGGGGCGCACGCGCGGCAGGGCAGTGCCGCTGCGCATGATGTCGGCCACCGATGTCAGCAGGCGGCGCCCCAGGGCGCCACCGGGGTGCGAGCGTGCGAAATCCTCGCGGTCGAAGCCGCGGGCCTCCAGGCAGGCGACCGCCATGGCATCGCCCAGAACCAGCGCGGCCGTGGTGCTGGCGGTCGGTGCCAGGTTCAGCGGGCAGGCCTCGTGATCCACCGCGGCGTCCAGGCTGAGATCCGCGTTGCGGGCCAGTTCCGAATCCGCATGGCCCGTCACGGCGATGATGCGCGTGCCCATGCGCTTGGCCACGGAAATGATGGTGATCAGTTCCTGGGCCGAGCCGGAATACGAGATCGCCAGCAGGATGTCCTGGCCGGTCAGCATCCCGAGGTCGCCATGGATGGCCTCGGCGGCATGCATGAAGAACGCCGGCGTGCCTGTCGAGGCCAGCGTGGCCGCGATTTTGCGCGCGATGTGGCCGGATTTGCCGATGCCCGTGACGACCACCCGCCCCGGGCAGTCCAGGATCATGGATACGGCCTGCCCGAAACGGTCGTCGATGCGGCCTTGCAGGGCTTGCAGTGCCTGGATCTCGATGTCGAACGTGCGATGCGCGCTGGCGCGGACCGCAGCTGGGCTGGGCTGGGGATGGGGATGCATCGTTGGATTTTACTGTGAGTTCGTGTCTTGGCGTGTCGCCGAGCCCGGGACGATTTGGCTACCGTGGTGGTGTCCGGCTTGTTAAACTGTGGCCGCCTCGCTTTCTTCGACAGGATGATGCCATGCAAACCGATCCGGCCCAATACATCCGTGACATGATCCGCACCGTGTCCGATTGGCCGAAACCCGGCATCCAGTTCCGGGATATCACCCCCATCCTGCAGGATCCGCGCTCGTTTCGGGTGCTGATCGACCTGTTCGTCTACCGTTACATGCGTCAACGCCTGGACCTCGTCGCCGGGATCGATGCGCGGGGATTCATCGTCGGGTCCGTCCTGGCCTACGAATTGAATCTGGGCTTCGTGCCGGTGCGCAAACAGGGCAAGCTGCCCTATCGGACAGTGGTAGAGGAATACGCACTGGAATACGGCAATGCCTCCGTCGAGATGCACACCGATTCGGTGCGCCCCGGTCAGCGCGTCCTGCTGATCGACGACCTGATCGCCACCGGCGGCACGATGATGGCGGCATCGCGCCTGCTGCAGCGCCTGGGCGCCAATGTGGCCGAAGCCGCCGCGATCATCGACCTGCCCGACCTGGGCGGCTCGAAGGCAGTCCGCGATTCGGGGTTGCCCGTCTACACGGTCTGCGAGTTCGAAACCGGCGCCGAGGAATAGCTGCCGGATCGTTGCGTGTCAGGCCGGGGTTTGCGGCCTGGATGGCTCACGAGCCTCAGGGCTGCGTTGTCGCCTGTGCTGATCTGGGGCCTCCAGGGAAATGGACTGATCGACGGTGCCGGGCGGCAGGCACGCATGCGTGGCCAGCACGACGGTACGGCCCCGGGTGGCCCGGGGCAGGTCGGCCAGGAATTCCGCCTCCGTGTCGGCGTCCAGACCAGCGGTCGGCTCGTCCAGCAACAGAACGTCCGCAGGCGACAACAGCACTCGTGCCAGGGTCAGCCTGCGTGCCTGTCCGACCGAAAGGCCGGCCCCCGTTTCCCCGATCCAGGTATCCAGGCCGTGCGGCAGGCTGCGGACGAAGCCGCCCAGGCGCGCGGCGTCAAGGGCATGCCACAAGGACCCGTCGTCGGCCTGCGGATCGCCGATCAGCAGGTTGGTCCGGATCGTACCGAGGAACAGCGGCGCATCCTGGGCCAGCAGGGCGATGCGGCGATGCAGGTCGCGCTGGGCGCAGTCGCGCACATCGACTCCGCCGAAGCGGATGCAGCCGGATTGGGGGTCGTCCAGACGCAGCAGCAGGTGAAGCAGGGTGGATTTTCCCGAGCCGCTGGCTCCGGTCAGGGCGGTGCGGCTTCCGGGATGGAAGTCGAGATCGATACCGTCCAGGACCACCCTGTCCGGAGCTTCCGGATAGGCATAGCGCACGCCCCGAACCTGCAGGGCGCCCGCCGATGGCAGCTTGGTGGGCGCCGGCGGATCCTGCAGGTCGGGTTCCGCCCCTGTGATGGCCTCGATGCGCGTCAACGCCGCAAGCGTAGCGCCCATGCGCGCCGCGCCCCGGACGACGGGGCCCGCGGTTTCGAACAGGCCCAGGGTGGCCAACAGCAGCCCAGCCAGCACGGGGGGCTGCATCAGGCCGTGCGCGACGGCATCCAGGCCGGCCCACAGGATGGCCAGCAGGGCTGCACCGGTGGCAGCCTGGATCAGGCCCTGGCCGCTAGCGCTCAGGCTGGCCTGGACGCCGCGGGCACGGGATGCCTGGCGGCAGGTTTCGTCGAAATGCTGGCGGACTGACGCCGAGAGCGCCAGCGCGAGGATGTCCGCATGACCTTCGGCTGCTTCCTGTATCGCTGCCCGCAATTGCGCCGCGCTGTCCTGTACTGCCCGGCCCGGCGCTTTGGTCCGGTATAGCAGGATGGCCGGGACCAGCAGGCAGGCGGCCAGGAAGGCTGTGGCGACGATCCAGGCGGCGGCCGGCAACTGCCAGACCAGACATGCCGTCAGTGCCAGACCCGCCATCAGGGCGCTCAGCAGCGGGGCCATCAGGGACAGGAACAATGTATCCAGCGCGTCGACGTCGGAGGTCAGGCGTGCCACCAGGTCGCCTGCGCGATAGCGTGCGAGCTGGCGCGGCGACAGGCGGGCCAGGGCGAGAAAGATCGTGCCACGCAGTTCCGCGAGCAGGCGCAATGTCGCCGTATGGCCGGCCAGGCGTTCCGCATAGCGGGCGCCGATGCGGATGAATGAGAACCCGCGCACCAGCGCCGAGGGCGCGAACAGGTTGAAGGTCTGGGCCGCGCTCGCCGAAGCGGCCCCGGCCAGGGCCGCGCCGGTCAGGAACCAGCCAGCGACGCCCAGCAGGCCCGCGCCGGCCGCCGCAGTCAGCAGGGCCAGGGCGATGGTGGCGGCCAGGCTTGGCCAATGACGTCGGTAGACCTGGATCAGAAGGCGTCCGCGGCCCATTGGGTGGTCGCTTCGCTGCGCGTCCGTAGACAGCGGCCCGGGTCGGTCCGATGGATTCATGCCGCCGCCTCGATGAGGCCGTTCGTCAGCAGGATGCGGCGGGTCAGTCGTTGAGCGACCGTAGGCGAGTGCGTGACTAGCAGCAGCGTGCGCCCGCGTGCGAAGGACAGAAGACCGTCCAGAACGGCTTTTTGCGTGTCGTCGTCCAGATGCGCAGTGGGCTCGTCGAGCAGGATGAGGCCGGGGTCGCGAAGGTATAGCCGGGCCAGTGCAACGCGCTGCGCCTGTCCGCCGGACAGGCCGTGTCCGCGGGGGTCGATCCTGCTATCCAGGCCTTGCGGCAAATCGCTGACGAATGGCGTCACGCAGGCCCTTCGCGCTGCGTCGGCGATCTCTGCGGGGCTTGCATCGGGACGCCCGAGCCGGATGTTGTCGGCGATCGACCCCTGGAGCAGGAAGGGGCGCTGGCCGATCAGAACGACTTGATCGCGCAGATCCTCCTCTGGCCATTCGGCCAGGAGGCGCCCGCCGAGCCTTAGGGGGCCTTCGGCGGCCTGGAGCCGCGCCAGGACTTCGAGCAAGGTTGTCTTGCCGGCGCCGCTGGCGCCCAGCAGGGCGACGTGCTCGCCCGCCTGGATCGACAACGACAGACCATCCAGGATAGGCCGGGGCCGTTGCGGCAGGCTCAGCCGCAACGGCCCGGCGAGTACGGAGATGCCGGCGTCGCGCGCGAACTGGTGCCGCGCTTCGGGGGGACCGGCTGGCCGCTCCGGCGGGGGCGTGTCGATGGCCGGGAGGCAATCGAAGGATGCTTCGATCTGGGCCACGGCGGCCCGCGCGGCCGCCCGGTCGTGATAGTGGGCGGCGAACTGCCGCAGGGGTGTATAGACCTCCGGTGCCATCAGCAGGCAGAAGAAACCCGCCTGGAGGGACAGGGCCTGTCCGCGCAGATTCAGGTAGCCCAGGTAGCTCAGGCCGATGTAGACGGCGACGCCCGCCACGCCGAGCGCGGCGAAGAATTCCAGCACGGCGGAGGACAGGAATGCGATACGCAGGACGGCCAGGGTGCGGTCGCGCAGCGTATCGCTGGCCTGGGCGACCGCTTCAGCTTCGGCCTGTGCGCGGCCATGCAATTTCAGGGTGGACAGGCCGCGCAACCGGTCGGCAAAGAATCCCGACAGCCGGGCGAAAGTCCGCAGGTGGCGCCGGCTGGCCGCTTCCGCGCCCCAGCCGACCAGGGCCATGAAGAGCGGAATCAGCGGGGCGGTTGTCAGCAGCAGGAGACCGGCGATGAGGTCGACGGGCAAAATGATGAGCGAAAACGCGATCGGTAGCACGACGGCGGCCGCCATGGAAGGCAGGTAGCGGGAAAAATAGCCGTCCAGGGCTTCGGTCTGCTCGACGACCGCGCCCGCCAGTTCGCCGGATGCCCGGCGTCGTGTCCATGAGGGGCCGGCAGCCAGCAAGGTGCGCATCAGTGTCCGGCGGACGGCATGCTTGATGCGTTCGGCCGCACGAGCGCCCGCGCGCTCCGCCATCCAGGCCAGTGCCGCACGGGCCAGGATCAGCGCGGCGATCATGGCAAGCGGCTGCAGCAGGGCGTCGCGGCTGGCCTTCTGGACGAAGCCGGCTTCCAGGACGTGCGCCAACAGCCAGGACTGGAGCACCAGCAGGCCGCCGGCCAGCAGGGGGGCTGTCGAGGCGAGGGCCAGTGGGGCCCGGGCCAGGCGCGCCAGATCCCGCAGCCATCGGGCCTGGTCTGGCGTTGCGGGCTGGAGGATGGCTGGGTCGTATTCCAGGCTGGAGCGATCGTTCACTCGACGTCCGCGGGGTCCACTGACGGCGCGTGCGCATGACCCTCGCGCAGTTCGAACCACATGGCGTTCAGGATGCCGAACGCGCAGGCCAGGCCCAGGCCGAGAATCCATGAAAAATACCACATGTCCGGCTCCTTAATAGGCGTGGGGGGAAGTGCCGATCGATTCCGCCGTGACCTTGCCCCGCATCACGCGGTAGACCCAGGCGGTATAGGCGGTGACGATGGGCAGCAGGATCAGGGTCGCGAGCAGCATGATCCACAGGGTCAGGTGGCTGGATGACGCATCCCAGATGGTCAGTCCCGCCGCCGGCTGGCTCGATGAGGGCAGGATGAAGGGGAACAGTGCGAAGCCTGCCGTCAGGATCACGCCGGCGAACGCGGCCGACGAGGCCAGAAACGCCAGGGGGCCGGCCCGGCCGATGGACATCAGGATGGCCGTGAGCAGCGCCCCGCCCACGCCGGCGGCCGGGGCGAGCCACATCGCGGGCCAGATCGTGAAATTGCGCATCCAACCCCCGGTCTGGAGCGCGACGCTCTTGGCAAGCGGGTTGGAGGGCGCGGAGGGATCGGTGAAGCTGGTGATGGCATGGCCCTGGATACCGTAGGCCACCCAGAAGCCTCCGACCACGAACAACACGATCGACAGCAGAGCTGCCGTCGTGCCCCAGCGGCGTGCCCGGGCTGCTACCATCCCTTCTGTGCGCCAGGCCAGCAGCACGGCACCATGCATGGCCACCAGCGAGACGCCGAGGACGCCTGACAGCAGGGCGAAGGGGGAGAACAGCTGGAAGAATTGGCCCGTATAGACGGGGCGCATGGTATCCGGATCGAAGCTGGAGGGTACGCCCAGGATCACATTGCCCATGGCCACCCCGAACACCAGGGCCGCGATGGTTCCGGAGAAGCATAGCGCGGCATCCCAGTTGCCGCGCCAGCGCGGATTTTCGAGCTTGCTGCGGTACTTGAAGCCGACAGGCCGCAGGATCAGCGCCAGCAAAGCCAGCATCATGGCGAGGTAAAAGCCCGAGAAGGACGCCGCATACAGGAGCGGCCAGGCGGCGAAGATAGCCCCGCCCGCCGTGACCAGCCAGACTTGGTTGCCTTCCCAGACCGGGCCGACGAGGTTCAGCGCCATGCGCCGTTCGATATCGGTACGCGCGACGAGGGGCAGTAGCGCGGCCACGCCCAGATCGAAGCCGTCCATGATCGCGAAGCCGATCAGCAGGGCGCCCAGCAGTGCCCACCAGATCACGCGCAGCGTGCCGTAGTCCAGAGGAATTAAGGTTTCCATTACCATCTCCCGTTCAAGCCTGCAGGGTGATCCGTCCGGGCAAGCCGGAAGCCGCCGGATCCAGGGGGTCGTGCACATCCTGGGGGCCCTTCCGGACGGCAAGCAACATGACTTTCACGCCGATCACCAGCAATGCGGTATATAGCACCAGGAAGACTGCCAGACTGATGGCCAGGTCCGTGATCGTCAGGCCGGAGGCTGCGTAGTAGGTCGGCAGTACGCCTTCGATGACCCAGGGCTGGCGGCCGTATTCGGCCACGAGCCAGCCGCATTCGATGGCCACCCAGGGCAGGGGCAGGCCCCAGAGAGCAGCCTTCAGCAGCCGGGGACTGCCGCCCAGGCGCCCGCGCGAGGCGAGCAGGAAGGCGACGGCGAAGAACAGGATCAGATAGAACCCGACGGCCACCATGACGCGGAATGTCCAGAACAGGGGCGTCACGTTCGGGACGGTGTCGAGCGCGGCCTGGCGGATCTGGTCGTCCGTCGCCTTGGACAGGTCCTGTGTGTAGCGTTTGAGCAGCAGCCCGTAGCCGAGATCGGGCCAGATTTTATCGAAACGCTTGCGGGCGGCCTGGTCGTCCGGGTGGGCGCGGATGTGGCGCAGGGTTTCGTAAGCGTCGATGCCGCTGCGCACGCGGGTCTCGGCCCGCGTGACCAGATCGTTGATGCCCAGCATGGGCGTCGTGAGCGAGCGTGTGCCGATGATGCCCATCACGTAGGGGATCTCCAGGGCGAAATCGTTCTTGCGTTCCGCTTGGTTGGGTATCGCGATGAGGTTGAAGTTGGCTGGCGGCGGCTCGGTCTGCCACATGGATTCTATGGCCGCGATCTTCATTTTCTGATGCTCGGTGGTCAGGTAGCCGCTCTCGTCGCCCAGTACCACTACGGATAGCGAGGCGGCCAGGCCGAAGCTGGCGGCCACGACCATCGATCGCTTGGCCAGGTCGATGTGCCGCTTGCGCAGCAGGTACCAGGCGCTGATCGCCATGACGAACATGGCGCCCGCCGTGTAGCCAGCGCTGACGGTGTGCACGAATTTGGCTTGGGCCACCGGGTTGAACAGCACGGCGGCGAAGTCGGTCATTTCCATGCGCATGGTGTCGGGGTTGAACGCCGCGCCGACTGGATTCTGCATCCAGCCGTTGGCGATCAGGATCCACAGGGCGGACAGGTTCGTGCCCAGTGCGACCAGCCAGGTCACGACGAGGTGGCCAAGTTTCGACAGCCGGTCCCAGCCAAAGAAGAACAGGCCGACAAACGTGGCTTCGAGGAAGAAAGCCATGAGACCTTCGATGGCCAGCGGCGCGCCGAAGATGTCGCCGACATAGTGGCTGTAGTAGGACCAGTTCATGCCGAACTGGAATTCCATTACGATGCCGGTGGCCACGCCGAGCGCGAAATTGATGCCGAACAGCGTGCCCCAGAATATCGTCATGCGCTTCCAGATCGTGCGGCCGGTCATGACGTAGACGCTTTCCATGATCGCCAGCAGGAAGGACAGCCCCAGCGTGAGCGGCACGAACAGGAAGTGGTACATGGCGGTGGCGGCGAACTGGAACCGCGACAGGTTGACGACGTCGAAGTCGATCATGATGGATTCCCCGAGAGTTTGGGACTGCGAAGCTTG
Protein-coding regions in this window:
- the lptC gene encoding LPS export ABC transporter periplasmic protein LptC is translated as MKDRLPGLVAVLLLGLLVLGTWWASDYALRSIQIDPPRRMTHERDSWAKQFVMVRTDPRGHAIDRLEGTTMEHFPDTDNYEITAPRAVGHKPNSPITVGTALRGTLDQHGDRIVLDGNAHLQRLPDAEHKQLDVRSEQLIIEPNKDLVHTDLPALVVNGNSTMRGQGMRYDNRTRQLTVKAASDVKISGEDQANSNAGPKKATKP
- the cydC gene encoding thiol reductant ABC exporter subunit CydC, which gives rise to MGRGRLLIQVYRRHWPSLAATIALALLTAAAGAGLLGVAGWFLTGAALAGAASASAAQTFNLFAPSALVRGFSFIRIGARYAERLAGHTATLRLLAELRGTIFLALARLSPRQLARYRAGDLVARLTSDVDALDTLFLSLMAPLLSALMAGLALTACLVWQLPAAAWIVATAFLAACLLVPAILLYRTKAPGRAVQDSAAQLRAAIQEAAEGHADILALALSASVRQHFDETCRQASRARGVQASLSASGQGLIQAATGAALLAILWAGLDAVAHGLMQPPVLAGLLLATLGLFETAGPVVRGAARMGATLAALTRIEAITGAEPDLQDPPAPTKLPSAGALQVRGVRYAYPEAPDRVVLDGIDLDFHPGSRTALTGASGSGKSTLLHLLLRLDDPQSGCIRFGGVDVRDCAQRDLHRRIALLAQDAPLFLGTIRTNLLIGDPQADDGSLWHALDAARLGGFVRSLPHGLDTWIGETGAGLSVGQARRLTLARVLLSPADVLLLDEPTAGLDADTEAEFLADLPRATRGRTVVLATHACLPPGTVDQSISLEAPDQHRRQRSPEAREPSRPQTPA
- the lptB gene encoding LPS export ABC transporter ATP-binding protein, which encodes MSTTAASISESEPPRARGSLQAIGLGKSFGRRAVVQDVSLSVDSGEVVGLLGPNGAGKTTSFYMIVGLIPADTGRILIDHHDVTGVPMHRRARLGLSYLPQDASVFRRLTVEQNIRAVLELQRDSQGHALSAHAIEERLESLIDELQIEHIRRNMAISLSGGERRRVEIARALATHPRFILLDEPFAGVDPIAVIEIQRIVQFLKGRNIGVLITDHNVRETLGICDRAYIISEGRVLTSGHPSDIVDNEAVRQVYLGKNFRM
- the raiA gene encoding ribosome-associated translation inhibitor RaiA, with protein sequence MSLTITGRHLEITPAIREYVHTKTARILRHFDQVIDTQVLLSIEPLKHTAEITMRLRGKDLHCEASDDNLYAAIDLLVDKVDRQVIKYKSKAQTYAHEPPKRQEILAE
- a CDS encoding HAD hydrolase family protein gives rise to the protein MNELPRFSHPAEAQVLARIAPEVRERARAVRMMVFDVDGILTDGSLWYGEHGEAVKPFNALDGHGLRLLREQGIRVAWVSGRKSAITARRAAELGISPALQGVHDKITTVEDLAREAGLGLQHVGYMGDDIIDLPVLQRVGFAASVPNAPFYVGQIAHWVSNLPGGSGAVRECCDLLLAAQGRLGACFTASLSTLGGAIQ
- a CDS encoding KpsF/GutQ family sugar-phosphate isomerase, encoding MHPHPQPSPAAVRASAHRTFDIEIQALQALQGRIDDRFGQAVSMILDCPGRVVVTGIGKSGHIARKIAATLASTGTPAFFMHAAEAIHGDLGMLTGQDILLAISYSGSAQELITIISVAKRMGTRIIAVTGHADSELARNADLSLDAAVDHEACPLNLAPTASTTAALVLGDAMAVACLEARGFDREDFARSHPGGALGRRLLTSVADIMRSGTALPRVRPDTLIPDALTEMSSKGMGMTIVLEDDRPVGIFTDGDLRRMIAQHGDIRALPVSAGMSRHPKTIAADAPAIEAASVMDANKLSQMLVLDADGLLLGALHMHDLLAAKVI
- a CDS encoding adenine phosphoribosyltransferase → MQTDPAQYIRDMIRTVSDWPKPGIQFRDITPILQDPRSFRVLIDLFVYRYMRQRLDLVAGIDARGFIVGSVLAYELNLGFVPVRKQGKLPYRTVVEEYALEYGNASVEMHTDSVRPGQRVLLIDDLIATGGTMMAASRLLQRLGANVAEAAAIIDLPDLGGSKAVRDSGLPVYTVCEFETGAEE
- the lptA gene encoding lipopolysaccharide transport periplasmic protein LptA; this translates as MKISPLALFAALAACCLALSAQAAPAKGKSTQTKPEPDTVILSDTLHYDDLTKTSTFTGNVLLTRGAMTLRADKLVSHEDAQGNQFGTATADKGHVVTIRQENPEKFETLIATGQQADYVGQSGDITLTGQATVTRQICGQSFDNVRGARIIYHEKTGTYEAFGGQNSAAAGGRVRSLAQPQSRIDQAIAKCRAGRS
- the hprK gene encoding HPr(Ser) kinase/phosphatase, translated to MLTIQELIRDNAEKISFTWLAGQAAAAQRPVPDSRDAAADLVGHLNLIHPSRIQVFGTEEISYYRRLDSKRRRHHLEELVAGGVPAIVLAGGTQAPDDLRAFCLEQDIPLVGTPTDAAHLIDLLRVYLGKRMAPKTTVHGVFMDVLGLGVLITGESGLGKSELALELISRGHGLVADDAVELSRTAPNFVEGQCPSLLQNLLEVRGLGLLDIRTIFGETSVRRKMKIKLIVHLVRMTPDNFERLPMKDEYQDILGIPIRRVMLQVAAGRNLAVLVEAAVRNTILSLRGIDTMGEFIERQALAIMESTQEKRP
- a CDS encoding PTS sugar transporter subunit IIA, encoding MNLSSRILPPGNIVLDLAATSKKRAFEHAGLLFENNQGVARMSVFHSLLARERLGSTALGHEVAIPHGRLKDLREPHAAFIRLAAPIRFDANDGRTARLLFFLLIPEAATQMHLDLLASIARLMSDADVRQVLTQSTDSTAIHQLLLNGPHAQSTEHADHSRADS